The DNA region tgttatttgttagtctgatctggatgtttgcacttctgatgctactcatatatttatgctactcggttttatatttgcttgctccttattatgcttcattttctatattttttttaatatgctgttcctatgccatgatttgattgtatcttttatctttcttactgtcgtattgtgaccttagagggaactctaggtcagttaaaataaggcagtatggattaagggggagcctttttagtttttgtcacctcatttgcaccttttcggtgtttgataaagggggagaggatacctaagtttagaaatgtatgaaagcttgattttaggggagaggataacgggaaggatcttgattcccgtccttgacttggtggtgtatccgtcttagggggaggatcctgatttccctaaaattatgggtatatgagcatttctgatctaaacttaaatcgtgttgttgatacagtctgacctggatgttgttttgctgttgacactgatttaagtttgtatcagataattaactcagattaattactaatccaggttgactaggttgacctgattgaagcagttggaaagtcctggtgagtgaagccaggtgaaaaccctagtgagtgaagctaggtgcaagtcctggtgagtgaagccaggtgaaaaccctagtgagtgaagctaggtgcaagtcctggtgagtgaagccgggcaagggaaaatccagatggatcaagggtgatcggacatctggtgttgaaaagtccaagaaggaaacttggcatgcggagtcagagagggttcggtagctcgttctctaggaccagatgaagtcggagagggctagggagctcatttctccggactaggtcagagagggctcgacccggactgagtcaagaagctggatcggtctgcagaccgatccagtgaaacctttatacctgatcggtctgccggccGATCAGGTGTCGATGGCTCGAGCGTTTGCggtcgatgcggaccgatcgaaatcgatcgagccCATTTTTGATCGACGGCCGCATCGAAATCGATCGATGCCCATGATTTCGATCGGTGCGGGCCGATCAAATCAATCGATAGCCCTCGAGATTTCTTGATCGATGCCGAGACCGATCGGGCTTTAAGCATCGGgacagcgacatctgatcggtcggggaccgatcagttaatctgatcggtccacggaccgatcagggcatcttcgaaagaggggctgatcggtctggggaccgatcagattagttcctgatcggtccgcagaccgatcagagatgatccagaaagcgtggttcggtctgcagaccgacccacggtattgtttgctttgcatgcactttttctgattgccgtatttgtattcacctatctgtttttaaccatttgctgtgagtctttctagcttgcaggttgcaggtcacattctcatgtttggattcaaattaagctttattaagagaaggagacaagtacccttttcactgtaatttgctgcaacagatgcatttgaggcatcaacgttctctgacgaaatctgattacgattgggctgctcagtttgacctctagatattggttcgtatccagagacgccagtgatttccattggcatgggttcagagaatcagaagaggaggaggtgtgattggctacgcctggctggcagcagcgattctgcagacggcggtgattcgagccagtgaagcagagagacataagaaggaagaagaggagttcataaagagtattctgaattctctgtcttttgtgatcaagccttcgagaaagcaagttggtgaagctgtgagctctttgctgagaaggttgattgtgcgctctctgctctgttctcttctccgagtggctgtaagctcatcttaatatttttctcagccactgtaagtcttgtgcttaaatctataatcatctgagactttgttgagaggttgctccaccgagaaggagacatctttagccggatcttgtccggggtgtgatctaccgaaagatcaaggagtcgtcctccttacggacacgccgaggagtaggggcaagttatccccgaacctcgtatatccttgtgtctgctgtgtgtttgttttcttccgttttagtttttctacttccgctgtgctgtgctaacaaagttcttgaagaaatttctgtttagtgtttttcaaagaggctattcacccccctctagccatctaagatcccaacacctTCCTCCGAAGCCATCTGCAACATGTTTTGGATTGAATACAGAGATGAATAAAAAGGTGTTTGAAGAAAATTCGATGGCATAACTTCGTTTCAAGTATGAATCACTTTCCTTAGAGAAATTTTATCCTCACTATGTTGCTGCTAGGTTTAATGACAATAATGACAAATTTCCTCCAGGATgctcaaaacaaaataaaatttatgaaaCCTTTGAGAAAGGTTGTGGAGACACCGGCTCATGAAAgagtattaaaattaaaattaagagtgcttaattccaaaattaattttcatgtccatttttaatatatatatatatattccactTGATTACCCATCAAATACAACATTGCAGATGCACATCCCTTAATAAGTTTATcaaacttcttcttcttttttaatGTCGAACTAAACATATATCACTAACTATATTCAACAAAAGGTCCTCGTGAAGGATTTGTTTATGGAGCACACCGAATGACCTCTTAATGACATGGAGAGTCCTATATTAGTGccgcaaataattttttttttctcaaagcggttatcttttcttgctttctcctcAAACCCCCCTTCTCGTAAGCCCGTAGAATAATTATTATCTTGTCTGATATCAACGTCGCAACAATCGTGAAGAAATCACAAAAGTGAAattgaagaaaaacaagagagaaAAGACAAAGAGTTTCATTAACGTAGTTCGACGACGTGCTTACTCTACAAAATGGGCCAGAAATGATTCAATTAGAATTCTGTATTTGTTTTAGGTAATAATCCTATTTATACAACTCAAAGTCATACACATACATGGTATTTTGAATCAAAAATACCAAGTAATAACACAAATCCCGTAAATCTCGACGCCTTTGGATGAAGCACGACCAGGTCGTGCTTCTTGGTATGCCCGTGCCATAGGCATGCCCGTTCCCACAAACTCGAATACGACCAACCCATGTTCGGGGGCATGGTTGTGCCATGGAGCACAGCTTAGCCGTGCTATGTTATACGACCATGTGGTGAAGTTTTCAACATGATCGTCATAACCCACAATAACTGACATAGCCTACCCATGCCTCCCAACATGATCATGCCCCATGTCAACTTAAATATGAGTCATATTCGACAAACTACGATCATAACTAGTTGAAATGGTTTAGCAAGTTGGTAATCCTTTTCAAATACTCATATGAAATAGCCATTGGACTTCAATCTGAATATCATTTGTAACTTAAAATTTGGTCCCTTTTCCATTTACCTCATTATTGATTATGAATTCCTACAAGGTTGAGAATCTTCCCTGATTTTAAACTCTTTCAAGAACATTTTACATTAATTCAGAAAAATCAGAACCCAAAAATAGATTGAAGCTTCAAGCAGTCCAATATTCTCCAAAGCAATTCCATGCATATTTGCAATGCAAGTTATGCCTCCACCTTTGCTTATTTCAGCAGTCATCTCATTCTCTCCTTTCCATCCTTCATAAAAAACACCAATCAAAATCACAAACCTGATCACCACCaatggcttcttcttcttcctcactttcttcttcttttccttctcgaTTTCTCAGCCCGCCACTTCGCAACAACTCTCCATCTTCTCGTTGCTTCACCGTCACAAATCCGAAAAGAAAAGCATCACCGCCAAAACCACTCTGCGCCAAACAACCTTCTTCCCCATTAGAACCCCATAAGGTTCCTTTGCCGCCTCAATCTGCTGTGGTTCGTAAATTCTACTCCTCTATAAATGGGAAAGAGTTGAACAGTCTAGAGAAGCTCTTGTCCAAGGACTGCATCTTTCAGGACTTGGTTTACTCAAGGCCCTTCAAGGGAAAGGTAAGTAAACTCGTGTCCTTGCTCCACCAATTATATATGCATTCAATGGACTTTAAGACCTGCGATGTAGGGCTATAAATCAGCTGAGCCTAGTTAAGTTTTTTTGTTGTGTTTAAACATGTTAAATAAGATAACTAAGTTAACTCAAACCGAACTTGAAATGAACTAAGTCATTCAAATgattattcaaatttaatttattttttttcaatgagtttaaatttatttcaaaattgatttgaactaGATTTGTTTAAATGTTATGAAGCTATCAATTTAagattatttgattgtttgaaactttaaatatttaaaactttGTTTCATTTGTTATTGAGTTTATAATAAAAGGTCATTTgcttattttaaaagttttatttatttatttatttatcatgttgataaaattttattgaaaaaTATGGTTGAACATTATTCACAAACAGTTCATAATTTATATtgataaatattaataaattgaaCATGTATGTATTCaagtttattcatttaatttaacgagttatttaaatttatttatgtaaTTAACTTTACgtgtattgaacgaacataaataaatttttattgaatCGAACATTAATATTATTCATGAATGTTTGATACAGAGTATAAGCCATTACTTGATAAATTTTTATTGAATCGAACATTAATATTATTCATGAATGTTTGATACAGAGTATAAGCCATTACTTGAAGGATCTCACAAGGGCAATGGGGAAGAATGTGAGGTTTGTCATAGATGGAGTCTACGAGGGTCAAGAACTAACAGCAGCAGTAGTCTGGCACCTGGGTCAGTATAATCTGTTAATCGCCGAAGTAATTAATGGTGAAAGAACGCTGAAAATGAAACGGTTTCAGAGTGGAAGAACCAGCCCATTCCCTTAACCAAAGGCTGCAGTTTCTTCAAATGTTCCGGAGATGGCGAGCAGCAGCTCATCAAGTAGTCCCCATCACTTGTCTATTATACCTTCATTTctatgttgaaaattttaactgtATGATTTACAAGGGAAGCTCATGTGTTCATCGAGTCGCCGTTGAAACTAGGCGATTTTGCGTTGGTACAAGTCCATTGAGTTCAAATAAGATGCCATTGATTTAGCTTCAAGATATTTGATAATTTGTTCATCTCAGGGGATGCTAAGGATCACAGTCCTTCTGTTCGATTTCCTTCCGAAGGTGACACAAAGTATGACCTAATTAATCACACTAGAGTTTCATActgcaattaattaattaacgtgAATCTGAACTTTAACTACTTACTgatcatcaaattaaaattaaatatatacttGCAGGGTTTTTGCAGAAGCCTGAAGTGGTGCTTCATTTCGTGGGGATGATGTACAGAGTGTTTTTGCGCCCCATGATGCTGCCGCTGCTGGCGTATTACGCAAATCTGTGGCTTCGCACGGAGGGCCTTCAAGCTACGGTGCTTAAGATGATTGGCGGCGCCAAGAAGAAAATTATTGATTTCATATTTGTGAAAATAGTCATGTTCATTTGCTCGAAAGGAAAATAACAATTTTatctcatatattttttttaataacaaatTGATATGGGAGTTTTAGGGAATATAAAATTCAGTTTATGTATagagaaaattattaaaaaaaaaacatgagacGACGTGCAGCCATGTGGGATCGCACGAGGGAGGTTGCAGAGACAGGCCCGGCACGGCGGGCGCCCATCCCAGCGAAGGCGCCGGCGTCCCATTTTAGAAAGTAGAGACACAGACAGCGAGATAGCAACGCGGCGCGACCACCACGTGAAACTGTCTTGGTCTCGAGTGAAACTGTCTTGGCCTTAATCTAATTAAGAAAGCCACCGTTCAAAGCCTCTTCATACAGGGACAGCTAGTGTATGCAAAATTTGTTTGCATGTGCTGCTAACCATGAGAGAAGAAATCGTAGGGATTTTGGTCACTCTCCATGTGATCAAACCAACCCAGAATAGTTAGgattatcaaatatttttcttttgagaATTACGAATTTGCCctcttaaatatatatatttttaaaaataatactttaaattttCTCCAAACCTGAGATACAATTATTAATTGCGCATTGGCTGGCTGTCATTCCAGCCGAATCGCCAACCAAGAATAGTTCCTACGTGTCGTTTACGCCACGCCACCCACGATGAGTTCGGCGATCGAGCTCCAATTATTGGATTCGAGCGAGTCCCGTACCACTTTGTAACCGCTTATTTACAACCGGTGGGTCCCACTGTTGGAAGTTTGAACGCAGTGCCAACCGCCACTTTGGCCGCTAATTAATTCTCGAGATATTTCGGAAAGCGATTTAACTGAGTTTCCCTTTCACGTAAGAGAATGCTCCTCGTCCGCGTGGGACACGCGTCCTGAGCTGCACAGAGCAGTGGCATTGCTGCAAATAAAAAGCAATAATTGTGGCATTTTAGTCAATAGGATCGAGTTAAAAGCTCGAGGAcacatataaaaaatttaatacataaattgaattttaaatgtaTTAGATAAATGAATTATAAATGATCGATCTCTAAAATATCAATATATAAACATTTTTACTTGTACGTCCAATTTGATCGTCTGATAGGTGCCCagatttttcttttattattttaaattctcaattatattaataaattattatttttaagatttaatgattgagttatagtattaataaaaatatataatactcTATGCATTTTTACCATGTACATTTCTGGGTAATCAACAAGTCCAAATATTCGTATTATCACTCAGATCTCCCTATTTATTTATAAGAATTGAAGCATCTGGTTATACATCCGATGTTTGGATCTATGAGGGTTACCAAAAATAtacaagttatatatatatatatatacagtttTGTTTCGTTGCGGAACAAAACTTGTGGAACTGTGCAGACCGCCCTCGTGGCAAAGTCCGCGTCACGAGCTGAGAAAACGCGAAAACGCTGCCACTATTCCACTTAAGCCCTAACGCGCATTCCTCCTCGACTTTCTTCTCTTCCCGCTGCCGTCGCGCTCAATTCCTCTCCCTTTGCGTCGTTGGTTTTGCCCTCACCTTCCTCCTCGCCTTTCTTCTCGCCGTGGCCTTTCttctcgccgccgccgccgccgccgccctcaGCTTCTCTCCCTCGCGTCGCGGGTTTTGCCCTAACGCGCCAAGTTCTGTGAGGTTTCCTTCTCGTCGAGCCGCCGCCCTCTACTGATCCTCCCTCGCGGGTGCTGCTCTCGGCCGCCGCTCTCTACTAATCCTCCCTCGCGGCTGCTGCTCTCGGCCTTGCGTCGAGAAGACTTCGACGCCCCACTTGCCGCAGCCATCCTCGTCCAGCAGCTGTCGGCCTATCTAGGGTTTCCGTCTCTCAACGCAACCAATTTCTTTGCAGGTACAACCAGCAGCTGTCTCAAATCACAGATTCTGCAATTATGTTATCGTTTCTCATTTAAATTATTGTAGCAGTGTCCGCACCAGATTGATACTCCACTTTAATTTAACTTGAAGTTTTGTTCCTCTAAGCTGAATCTGTGATTTGTTATGTTATATTTTGCAATATATAGTTTTTTTGTTGAATTTAACAGGCATAGGAATTATCAAATGGGAAGAATTTATAAGATCAATTAACAATATCAGTGTGCATGATCAATGTTTTTATAAGTTTTGATGGTTTCTGTTTTGATGTAACATTTCTGTTCTTAGTCACATTGGCCAAATAACTCAACAGGCATAGGAATTATAACTAGACATTCTCCTATAATGTCTACTAAATTAGTTAGCTTCACACTACCCTTATGCGTGATATTATAAAGAAGTCTGCACCTAATTGTTTATTTATGGTTTCTGTAGTGCTTTAAGTTGCAATCAAAACTTTAGAATGCTCCATATATTGTCACTTGAATACCATATATATTTTCCATTACTTATGTAAATAATAATGAGGTTTTAATTATGGTTTTTATCTAATTATATTTTGTCAATTATAATGTGATGGCGCCTAGAAATGGAAGAAATTAGAGTTGATGATCAGGAATACATTCCCCAAGTTTCAGAAGATCGAAAGCCAcaaattggaatggaattctcatcaCTAGAGGATGCATATTCATTCTACAACCAATACGCAAGAGAAGCCGGATTTAGTTCAAGGATGCACACgagcaagaaaaataaaataacaaatgaagtaacatggaaacaaattgtatgctttaaagaagggcatacagatCTAATGCGGTGGAATAAACATGCAAAAGTTGATCAACTGacaagggaaagagcacgtgggTCAGTTAGAACGGGATGTAAGTcaaatattgcatttgtcaagaaacaaactggacctaattgggttgtcagtaattttgtagaaacccataatcatccacttgcaactccatcaaaggtgcatttgctacgctcacatcgtaatgTTTCTGCTGCAAAGAAAGCTTTAACTCAACAATTTTCAGAGGCAAATgtgccaacttgtcaacaaatgagattattagagatagagtatggaggacCTGAGGGTgtaggttgcacagaaagagatattagaaactttgaaagaaatctaagggatgaacaaaaaggtattgatgctgaaacactcatcgagttttttacatctgagcaagagaagaattcggcttttttctttgattaccagactgattcagataacagatttagtaggtgcttttgggctgatcatgtatcaagaagagcatacagtgtatttggtgatgtagtggtatttgatacaacatataacaccaacagatatggcttgattttggcaccatttgtaggagttaatcatcatcatcaaacaattctttttggctgtgggtttcttagtgatgagaaaactgattcATTTGcttggttgcttacaaagttcttaGAAGCTATGCCAAAGGGtgcaccaaacattatcatcactgatcaggatcctgctatgacaaaagctattgcacagattttccctcaaacagtacatcgatattgtttgtggcatatATTGAATAAATTCCCAGATAAATTGGACCCTTTGACTTTCCGAAACCACTATCAAaacataaagaatgtcattgcaaattctacaacacctgatgattttgaaaagtcatgggaagaagctatcaagtgtgctaacttagGGAATAATGATTGGTTGTCTTTGATGTATGAACTGCGACACAGATGGGTGCCAATATATTTTAGCCATATATTTTgtgctggaatgtcaagtagtcaaagatccgaaggctcacatgcatttttcaagagatatgtctcaaataagaactcattgatggattttatcacccGTTTTAATAGAGCACTAAGACACCAAAGACATAATGAGTTGGTTgcagaccatattgatatgaatgagcatcctAAGATTAATACAAACTGGCCAATGGAAATTCAAATGGTTAAGgtgtacacaaaaaagaaatggctTGAATTTCAAAGTGAGATGACCGAGAGTCATGGTTATTACGTGCAACATGCATTTACAGGTGTTGATTCAGTGGTTTAccatgtgatgaaatttcaaagtttttcttCCTCCAAATCAAGGGTGCTCACGCATGATAAACAAAGAGATTACATATCGTGTAGTTGCACAAAATTCGAGTTCGAGGGCATTCCATGCaggcatatgttagctttttttcgtatcaatcaagtgtttcatttgcccgATACATATATACTTAAGCGATGGACAAGagatgcaaaagttggagcaGTATATGGTTTGGGtgagcaaaatgtcatcgatGATCCAGATCCAGAAAGGTTTTTGATGTCGAGACATtcaaggttatcctataaagcttcagtattaattgatgatgcatctttgactaaTGAGGGGACAACCTTTttggatgaacaatttgattGTATCTATAATAAAATTCAAGAGTTGAACATTAGTAGAGCAtgcagtgatagaagtcaaaggaaGAAATCCATGGATGAGGGTattggtattattgatccttctttagttagaacaaagggatgtgggaagagattgaaatcagCGAAGGAGAAATCAACCTCAAATTCCAGGCTATGTCATGGATGTGGGCATCGaggagtgtcacatgacaagcgtaaTTGTCCAAATTTACAGCAAGGGTAAGTGTCGATTAATTCTGcaattatattataattttactTGCAAGAAcagattaattttattatattttataaatatgacAATGTGTTAattatcaggtcaactcaagataATTGTCACAACAGCGTTGACGATATATATGAACCAGATTTGGCATCTATATCTGGTATGACTAAAAATTTTCTGTTGAATTATAGTGTTTTATTGAgaaaatggaattaataattaCTTTTATTGTTACAGGTTCTAATAACATGCATTAGGATGCTAACTATGGTTGGTATTCATCTATTTGCTTTGTTGGTATGTTTGATTGGTTTATTGTGTTTATTATATGTTTAGTGTTATGATATTAGTATACATTGCTCTGCACTTTATTGAAACGTAGTGTGTATAACTTTTGTTAATCCTTCACCTCTTAAATAAGATTGCATTCATACACATTATTcctatttattagtaattttcattTACTTGACATTTTTCTTAGCCACTGGATTTACATGCGAAGTCTGGTGATAGAATATAAAGTTGCTTGGACACCTTGATGTGCTGGAAACCGACTTTGATATTGGTATAGACAGCTCTGCATTTTATTGAAAAGTACTCTGTGTAGAGAATGTTTATCATCCTttgagaattaaagaaaatacaaatAGGTATTTTAGTGtgggtttaaaattttgagatttgaTACTTGCTAGTTTTTTACTTGCTGTGCGCATAAACCAGATTTCATAGCTTTGAGTGATTATGTGATTGTAGCACAGTACACAAAATGTACACAAACAATTAGAAGAGTAGTGAATGATATATTTTGTTATATTTTACAATCCTAAACATCATATTATTGCATAAAATAACCTCACAAAGATCAACTTCTTAACTTTATAGATCAAACAAATTTAGCTACATGGATGtcatattatttatttcttatatTGTTAATCTGATTCACATACtgctttaatttttattttatgttgtgGTATCATATTTTTTATCATTCATATACTGTTTATATTGTTTATCCAATTAGGCTGATATTTTGCTGCGCGGATATCTTGGTTGGAAACTATTCGCTTACTCTTTTCAGCGTGGCGTTCAAGTGCTTGAAAAAGTTTGTAAGAGGCACAGAAGATGACAGTTTGGTAATTGAGTAGGAACTGTATTCCTAATGGATGTATTATCTGACATCAAAAACTATGTACTTTGGTAATTGAGTAGGAGTTGTATTCCTAATTTATGTATTATCTGACATCCAAAACTATTTACTTGTGGATGCTGGATGCAGTTCATGGAAATGAAAATCCTGACAACTCTTATGGCATTGTGTTTGATGTGTCTTTGATGCTacatattttttctttaattctgGCTATATCTCTCATTGATTTCTTGTATGTGCCTTGCACATAAGATGACACTGAGATATATCTGTACACTATTAGTCAtttctattcttttttttttagatGTAGCACAGGCTGAAACTAGTAATAGTTTCATCTATAAGCTTCAATCtagcagagagggctcggtagctactcatgtatttatgctactcagttttatatttgcttgctctttattatgcttcattttctatcggctattaatatgctgttcacttgcatgtcttgtttgtcctttatttctttattactgtcttataatacacttagagggctcggtagctcgttctccggactaggtcagagagggctcggtagctcgttctctggaccggacgaagtcagagagggcttggtatcTCGTTCTCAGGATCAATCCTAttatcacataggcgttggatcggtcaacagaccgatccagtgagactttgattgtctgatcggtgcacagaccgatctggtgaaactaggtttgctgatcggtctggtgaccgatcaggaaacactcagtagcacactgagtgtaatctgatcggtctgtagaccgatcaggaaacactcagtagcctactgagtgtaatctgatcggtctgtagaccgatcaggagatgatgtcgcgagaaggaaaaatgcaggggatcggtctgtggaccgatcggtctgtaggaccgatcaggccatatcctgatcggtcttgggaccgatcaggtgggagtgcgaggaaccgcactcattaagccctgatcggtctacagaccgatcaggccataccctgatcggtcttcacgaccgatcagacatcaatTATATAATTTATCATGTTTTGGGAAATAAAAATAACTcattaagccctgatcggtctgcagaccgatcaggccataccctgatcggtcttcacgaccgatcagacatcaattatataatttatcatgtttagagAAATAAAAACAACTcattaagccctgatcggtctgcacaccgatcaggccataccctgatcggtctgcacaccgatcaggccataccctgatcggtcttcacgaccgatcaggccataccctgatcggtcttcacgaccgatcagacatcaattatataatttatcatgttttgagaaataaaaacAACTGCGAATCAGAAGCAGAAGTATTTCCCATCCATGTAAAAGGAAAAGACCAAAAGTTTAGATAATTGCTGCAACCAGCTGCAGCATAATGTTCTGCTCATTTTAAGAACAGAGACCAATCCAAATCGACAGCCCATTTAGAGCTAAAATTGTATAGAGCAATTCATAACTAAATATGTAACATCAAAGACAGAATACAACAATTCAAAAAAGTTAAGATAATTGCTGCAACCAACTGCAGCATATGTTCTACTCATTTTAAGAACAGAGACCAGACAACCCATTTAGAGCTAAAATTGTATAGAGCAATTCATAACTAAATATATAGCATCAAAGACAGAATACAACAATTCAAAAAAGTTT from Zingiber officinale cultivar Zhangliang chromosome 4B, Zo_v1.1, whole genome shotgun sequence includes:
- the LOC121977626 gene encoding uncharacterized protein LOC121977626, giving the protein MASSSSSLSSSFPSRFLSPPLRNNSPSSRCFTVTNPKRKASPPKPLCAKQPSSPLEPHKVPLPPQSAVVRKFYSSINGKELNSLEKLLSKDCIFQDLVYSRPFKGKSISHYLKDLTRAMGKNVRFVIDGVYEGQELTAAVVWHLEWKNQPIPLTKGCSFFKCSGDGEQQLIKEAHVFIESPLKLGDFALGMLRITVLLFDFLPKVTQRFLQKPEVVLHFVGMMYRVFLRPMMLPLLAYYANLWLRTEGLQATVLKMIGGAKKKIIDFIFVKIVMFICSKGK